Below is a genomic region from Deltaproteobacteria bacterium.
CATCTACGACCCGGCCGCCGGCGACCCGGACAACGGCGTGCCGCCCGGTACCTCCTTCGAAAACATCCCGGACGACTGGGTTTGCCCCCTCTGCGGCGCCGGGAAGGAAGAGTTCGAGGCGGCCGACTGACCGGAACCCGCACAGCGAGGAGAGCGAGGAGCCGAGCATGCCCATCGTGACGCTTGCGCCCGACGTCTACTGCGTCGGGGTCAAGGACCCGGGACTCACCGTCTTCGACATCGTCATCCCGACCGAGCACGGGACGACGTACAACTCCTACCTCGTGAAGGGGACGGAGAAGACGGCCCTCATCGACTGCGTGAAGCGCCCCTTCGCCGCGGAGTTCCTGCGCAACATCGAGGAAATCGTCCCCGTGTCGAAACTCGACTACGTGATCGTCAACCACTCCGAGCCGGACCACGCCGGCGCGCTGGGGGAGCTGCTCGAGCGGAACCCCGCGATCACGGTGCTGCTCTCCCGTGTCGCGAAGACGTTCGTGGACAACCTCGTGAACGCCGGGTTCCCCTTCCGCATCGTGGGCGATAACGACGAGCTTCCCCTCGGGGGGAAGACGCTCCGGTTCATCAACGCGCCGTTCCTGCACTGGCCCGACACGATCCTCACGTACCTGGTGGAGGAGAAGATCCT
It encodes:
- a CDS encoding FprA family A-type flavoprotein, which encodes MPIVTLAPDVYCVGVKDPGLTVFDIVIPTEHGTTYNSYLVKGTEKTALIDCVKRPFAAEFLRNIEEIVPVSKLDYVIVNHSEPDHAGALGELLERNPAITVLLSRVAKTFVDNLVNAGFPFRIVGDNDELPLGGKTLRFINAPFLHWPDTILTYLVEEKILFPCDFLGAHYSSPHTFNDELHEPEKARKAFEFYYATIMRPYKEHILKACERVKALPVTMIAPSHGPVLRKDPLEYLAYYEERASASKRVTGKKVVIVYVSAYGNTEAMARKVADGVAAGGLVPV
- a CDS encoding rubredoxin; translated protein: MKKWRCVVCSYIYDPAAGDPDNGVPPGTSFENIPDDWVCPLCGAGKEEFEAAD